A genomic window from Purpureocillium takamizusanense chromosome 2, complete sequence includes:
- a CDS encoding putative PKS/NRPS-like protein biosynthetic cluster (antiSMASH:Cluster_2.4~EggNog:ENOG503NXPF~COG:I~SMCOG1002:AMP-dependent synthetase and ligase), with amino-acid sequence MTVLSAEEYRTTIGDFNLTDDASTLGHCVHQLVESAAGGHPDKTALVCGDRAVTYEELNSLADQLADILIEEGIGRGDVVGVGLSRSVHLVAALLAVMKTGAAYVPVDPTYPAERINYMLNDAAAKLAVVSTRTCAALDAWKGTCLNIDEITARMPSTPRSGSGSLGVDVQPEDLAYVLYTSGSTGRPKGVDMSHGAVCNMLLSLQQKPGCSEADRLLAVSTISFDMAVPELFLPLSCGATVVMAQEHHVRDAGALLQLMRRHGVTMMQGTPTIWQMLIDADWSGEPRLVKMLSAGEPLSRQLADDLLNCGDQMWNLYGPTEAAVHATAWNVVRGEEMIVGKPIANYRLYVLGEDLSPVPLGSPGEIYIGGPGLARGYRNKQELTKSQFISNPFHQGLMYRTGDLGCFMSPGKLRVLGRADDQVKIRGHRIEPGEVESVITDHDCVSRAVVISRHGRLVAYCVRMTADAPESRPEIALDRLLRPWVSARLPAYMVPAFFVELDAFPATLNRKIDRKALPDPVPASSVAAKGMVDSTPDADLENQIIAIWSGILGHDQISVHDNFFEIGGDSGRVIRVQTKLKQVLGRSVSPAKLFEHYTVRTLASYIGGGMQKEQNKGNLHQPGGQTNHHEARDEDIAVISMACRLPGGAITPEDFWTLLEKEVDAIIDVPEGRWDDDDAGQNGSYCRRGGFIPSIDMFDAPFFGISPREAASLDPTHALMLEMSWEVLERAGYTTERLRGSQTGVFVGVSSIAAYQHGYDCAGLEGYSITGTAGGTLSGRVSYVLGLEGPAMTIDTACSSSLVATHVACNALRQGECDMAVSGGVSLMLTPGLHAEFSRLGGMSADGSCRAFASDTQGTGWGEGAAAIVLKRLSDAQRDGDVIHAVLRGTAVNHGGRSSASLTTPSGPAQQRLIRTALAAARLQPGDIDYVEAHGTGTRLGDPIEAGALGEVFGEDRGIQEHGRSGTLWVGSAKSNIGHTQAAAGLVGMVKVMLAMRHNSLPPTLHVNGVPTREVDWEAVGMAPVQKQQPWPPNKSGRRRRAGVSAFGIGGTNAHAIIEEPPPPPPPPSLRGAQSAPLPRVLPLLLSGRSEAALRDQADKLRRHLMSSKGGDEDEHRALGNVAYSLATTRNHFKHRLVLRAKDKAELLCKLANASGGGIDYNNATSPSSLRSERKKPRVAMLFTGQGSQWAGMGKGLAGQYPVFRASLEAIADKFKTHLDAPLLQVMWADPSSEASELLERTEYAQPALFALEVALWRLWESWGVRPDIVLGHSVGELAAAHVAGIMGIDDACRLVAERGRLMQPLSGHSGGGGMVSLEANASEVTDAIATLGLHSKIDIASHNTPTQSVASGDVDALASLVAYFADKGRKSTKLGVSHAFHSHHMDSALDCLARAAATVRFQPAQTTIVSSVTGAVAHIGQLGEASYWAHQARAPVRFSDGIRTLVDQGVDVFLELGPRAVLCSMGAACVEDANVANSIAWLCSLAPKKEDAADFIQGSLAQLHVRHVPVDWPGYFRPFDCRRVELPTYSFQRSSYSNGTASIKRTASAPKKCSGSDVGDAGSPAIDGPQRFQFDINWHQIKTGDEIVSPLSGSWGLLCPNGEVAWAEEVSLALLSSPSSSASPTSSPSPSSLSPVLPRLVHISHLKDAQHLDGVICLWDSHTEHIQQDVRTLTELALAQLQDAARTAFAPPIVWITRQAVGTGVDDDGAVQGLAAAPLWGLMRTARSEHPNLRLRLIDLSERQANINGLASALALSDEPECALRKGGLVFVPRMERRAPSLSGVRRHHGPPTTTTGTRLPCREGAVLITGGTGGIGQRVARWLVGTHGIRDLVLVSRRGAAAPGATSLANDLARLGARVSLVAGDVADHDGVKAIMSHFNQSRPLRGVIHAAGALDDSVLAALTPQRCDATFAPKAFGALHLHRLTRGMDLDFFVLFSSVSGILGTAGQGNYAAANTFLDALAYSRRAQNLAATAIAWGLWDGDGMAARISPSSRVRFAQSGLDALSPEEGLELLGLAVSARESHALTVAAAFSVERLQAYYQDGAQESPSLLRSLIGSGRNGGDEDVKRAARRQGRGESRQCDGSATRTTLHEAATDEERAALMLAAVRSAVAKNLGFLSPEDVDMDLPLQQMGLDSLTAVLTRNELAALTGLALPANTTLGYQSVRALAELLLSLIPRGARASPTSSATETTGASTPPPTPAPTCSDNSQDVPSDSSPSTTAPNSRLLCPALGLVPPHSPPQLFASSWSYFETLAWCSRLLQESSPTTGLLPGHGQAIGFVLPGFNPSSPERDQFIGGTLSHRSENGKHGNNKACSSTMNKNTPPPLRHMLCLFRPSDAAHLADASRPIQRVVTLFALGDGTSGFPGMVHGGLIATLLDESLGAVNELNAALGKRQQGGGTSTNINVTASLSIEYLAPLTTMEEVVCVTAWLAGVRGQKTIVKAEVSDSRGGILAAAESTWATVAVPSATLA; translated from the coding sequence ATGACCGTCCTCTCGGCAGAAGAGTACCGGACCACGATTGGGGACTTCAATCTCACCGACGATGCCTCGACACTGGGGCACTGCGTGCATcagctcgtcgagagcgccgctggcggccatcCCGACAAAACTGCCCTGGTTTGCGGCGACAGGGCAGTGACATATGAAGAGCTCAACAGCCTCGCAGACCAACTTGCCGACATCCTCATCGAAGAGGGCATCGGACGGGGAGAcgtcgtgggcgtgggcCTGAGTCGTTCGGTCCACCTCGTTGCGGCGCTGTTAGCAGTAATGAAGACCGGCGCTGCATACGTCCCCGTCGACCCGACATATCCCGCCGAGCGCATCAACTACATGCTcaacgacgctgccgccaagctcgccgtcgttAGCACCCGCACATGTGCTGCTCTGGACGCATGGAAAGGCACTTGCCTAAACATTGACGAGATAACGGCTCGTATGCCTTCGACGCCtcggagcgggagcgggagccTCGGGGTCGATGTGCAGCCCGAAGATCTGGCATACGTCCTGTATACGTCTGGTTCCACCGGCCGGCCTAAAGGCGTCGATATGAGCCATGGGGCCGTCTGCAATATGCTTCTGTCTCTGCAACAGAAGCCCGGATGCAGTGAAGCCGACCGGCTCCTGGCAGTCAGCACAATTTCCTTTGACATGGCAGTCCCAGAACTGTTTCTCCCGTTGTCATGCGGTGCGACGGTAGTCATGGCTCAGGAACACCACGTCAGAGACGCGGGTGCACTACTACAGCTCATGCGGCGGCATGGAGTCACCATGATGCAGGGCACTCCAACAATATGGCAGATGCTAATTGACGCAGACTGGAGCGGAGAACCTAGACTCGTCAAAATGCTGTCCGCTGGCGAGCCGCTCTCCcgccagctggccgacgaTCTGCTCAACTGCGGCGATCAGATGTGGAACCTATACGGTCCGACTGAGGCGGCAGTTCATGCAACGGCGTGGAACGTCGTCCGAGGCGAGGAGATGATTGTCGGCAAACCCATAGCCAACTATCGACTTTACGTGCTTGGTGAAGACCTATCACCGGTGCCGTTGGGGAGTCCTGGAGAGATATACATAGGCGGGCCGGGCCTTGCTCGGGGCTACCGCAACAAGCAAGAGCTCACGAAGTCTCAATTTATCAGCAACCCATTCCACCAGGGCCTAATGTATCGCACCGGTGATCTAGGCTGCTTCATGTCCCCGGGAAAGCTGCGTGTTCTTGGCCGAGCCGACGACCAGGTCAAGATCCGAGGCCACCGGATCGAACCGGGCGAGGTCGAGTCCGTCATCACAGACCACGACTGCGTGTCTCGGGCGGTCGTCATCAGTCGACATGGCCGGTTGGTCGCCTACTGCGTGCGCATGACCGCAGATGCACCGGAGTCCAGACCCGAAATCGCGCTGGACCGGCTGCTGCGTCCGTGGGTTTCGGCACGCCTACCAGCCTATATGGTGCCGGCGTTCTTTGTCGAGCTTGATGCCTTCCCGGCGACGCTGAATAGAAAGATTGACCGCAAGGCACTTCCAGATCCTGTGCCAGCTTCTTCAGTGGCTGCGAAGGGGATGGTTGACTCGACGCCCGATGCCGACTTGGAAAACCAGATAATTGCCATATGGTCTGGCATCCTCGGCCATGACCAAATCAGCGTCCACGACAACTTCTTTGAGATTGGAGGCGATTCTGGGCGCGTGATCCGCGTACAGACGAAATTAAAACAGGTTCTCGGCCGGTCCGTATCGCCAGCCAAACTCTTCGAACACTACACTGTCAGGACCTTGGCATCGTATATAGGGGGAGGCATGCAAAAGGAGCAAAATAAGGGGAACTTGCATCAGCCCGGCGGGCAGACCAACCATCACGAAGCCAGAGACGAAGATATTGCCGTAATATCAATGGCATGCCGGCTtcctggcggcgccatcacTCCAGAAGACTTTTGGACCCTGCTCGAAAAAGAAGTAGACGCGATTATAGATGTACCCGAGGGTCGAtgggatgatgatgatgccggccAAAACGGCTCCTactgccgccgaggaggattCATCCCATCCATTGACATGTTTGACGCGCCGTTTTTCGGCATCTCGCCGCGGGAGGCCGCATCTCTCGACCCGACACATGCTCTGATGCTGGAGATGTCCTGGGAGGTGTTGGAGCGAGCCGGCTACACAACGGAGCGGCTACGTGGGAGCCAGACCGGTGTCTTCGTCGGCGTGAGTAGCATCGCGGCCTACCAACACGGCTACGACTGTGCTGGCCTGGAGGGCTACTCCATCACAGGCACCGCCGGTGGCACGCTGTCCGGTCGTGTGTCATACGTGCTAGGACTGGAGGGGCCGGCCATGACCATCGACACGGCATGCTCGTCTTCCCTGGTGGCGACGCACGTTGCCTGCAATGCGCTCCGGCAAGGCGAGTGCGACATGGCCGTGTCTGGCGGCGTGTCCCTCATGCTCACGCCGGGTTTGCACGCTGAGTTCAGTCGACTGGGCGGCATGTCGGCCGACGGGAGCTGCCGAGCGTTCGCATCGGACACGCAGGGCACGGGCTGGggcgaaggcgccgccgccatcgtcctgAAGCGGCTATCCGATGCCCAACGTGATGGCGATGTAATCCATGCCGTGCTGCGTGGCACGGCCGTCAACCACGGCGGACGTAGCAGCGCCAGCCTCACAACTCCCAGCGGACCGGCGCAGCAACGGCTCATCCGtacggcgttggcggcggcgcggctgcagCCAGGTGACATCGACTACGTGGAGGCGCACGGGACGGGCACCAGGCTCGGAGACCCgatcgaggccggcgccctcggtgAGGTATTTGGCGAGGATCGAGGAATCCAAGAACATGGCCGGAGCGGCACGCTGTGGGTGGGTTCGGCAAAGTCCAACATCGGACACACgcaggccgcggccggcctggtcGGGATGGTCAAGGTCATGCTGGCTATGAGGCACAACTCGCTGCCACCGACGCTCCACGTGAACGGCGTGCCCACGCGCGAGGTGGACTGGGAGGCCGTAGGCATGGCTCCCGTGCAGAAGCAACAACCATGGCCGCCTAACAAGagcggtcggcggcgtcgggcgggcgtgaGCGCGTTTGGCATCGGCGGGACCAACGCACATGCCATTAtcgaggagccgccgccgccgccgccgccgccgtctctccgGGGCGCACAGTCCGCTCCGCTTCCCCgcgtgctgccgctgttgctgtcgGGACGAAGCGAGGCGGCGTTGCGTGACCAGGCCGACAAGTTGCGACGACACCTCATGAGCAgcaaaggcggcgacgaggacgaacaTCGGGCCCTGGGCAACGTGGCCTATTCGTTGGCCACGACACGAAACCACTTCAAACATCGGCTGGTGCTGagggccaaggacaaggcagAGTTGCTCTGCAAGCTCGCAAACGCGTCTGGAGGCGGCATAGACTATAACAACGCGACATCCCCATCCAGCCTGAGGAGTGAGAGGAAGAAGCCCCGCGTGGCGATGCTCTTCACGGGCCAGGGCAGTCAGTGGGCCGGCATGGGCAAGGGACTTGCCGGCCAGTATCCCGTCTTCCGCGCGTCGCTGGAGGCCATCGCGGACAAGTTCAAGACACATCTCGACGCGCCTCTGCTCCAAGTCATGTGGGCAGATCCAAGCAGTGAGGCTTCCGAGCTCCTGGAGCGCACCGAATACGCACAGCCGGCCCTATTCGCGCTGGAGGTGGCCCTGTGGCGGCTGTGGGAGAGTTGGGGCGTGCGGCCAGACATCGTGCTCGGGCAcagcgtcggcgagctggccgccgcccacgtaGCCGGTATCATGGGAATCGACGACGCCTGCCGTCTGGTAGCAGAGCGTGGGCGCTTGATGCAGCCTCTGTCCGGTCacagcggcggtggtggcatggTGTCGCTCGAGGCCAACGCGTCCGAGGTGACCGACGCGATTGCGACGTTGGGCTTGCATAGCAAGATCGATATTGCGAGCCATAACACGCCCACCCAGTCAGTCGCCTCAGGGGATGTCGATGCTCTCGCCAGTCTCGTAGCCTATTTTGCGGATAAGGGCCGCAAGTCCACCAAGCTCGGCGTCTCTCACGCCTTCCACTCCCACCACATGGATAGCGCGCTGGATTGCTTGGCAAGAGCCGCCGCAACGGTGCGTTTTCAACCTGCGCAAACAACCATCGTCAGCAGCGTCACAGGCGCGGTCGCGCACATCGGCCAACTTGGAGAAGCCAGCTACTGGGCTCATCAGGCACGCGCTCCAGTCCGCTTCAGCGACGGGATCCGAACCCTGGTcgaccagggcgtcgacgtgttCCTGGAACTCGGCCCGCGGGCGGTGCTGTGCAGTATGGGCGCCGCCTGTGTGGAGGATGCCAATGTGGCCAACTCAATTGCGTGGTTGTGCTCGTTGGCGCCGAAGAAAGAGGACGCAGCCGACTTCATTCAGGGTAGCCTCGCCCAGTTGCACGTGCGGCACGTGCCTGTCGACTGGCCTGGCTACTTCCGCCCCTTTGATTGCCGACGTGTTGAGCTGCCGACGTATTCCTTCCAGCGGTCTTCATACAGCAACGGCACCGCCAGCATCAAAAGGACGGCGAGTGCCCCGAAAAAATGCTCCGgcagcgacgtcggcgacgccggcagcCCGGCTATAGATGGGCCGCAGCGCTTCCAGTTCGACATCAACTGGCATCAGATAAAGACTGGAGACGAAATCGTCAGCCCTCTCAGCGGTTCTTGGGGCTTGCTCTGCCCGAATGGTGAGGTGGCATGGGCCGAGGAGGTGTCGTTGGCTCTGCTGTCATCCCCCTCCTCATCAGCATCGCcaacatcatcgccatcaccatcatcattATCGCCAGTGTTGCCGCGGCTGGTCCACATCTCTCATCTCAAAGACGCCCAACATCTGGACGGCGTGATCTGCTTGTGGGATTCACATACCGAGCACATACAACAAGATGTACGAACCTTGACCGAACTGGCGCTCGCCCAGCTTCAGGACGCAGCACGAACCGCCTTCGCCCCGCCGATCGTATGGATCACACGGCAGGCGGTTGgcacgggcgtcgacgacgacggcgccgtccaggggcttgcggcggcgcccctctGGGGCCTGATGCGCACTGCCCGGAGCGAGCATCCGAATCTGCGCCTGCGTCTCATCGACCTGAGCGAGAGGCAGGCTAATATCAAcggcctcgccagcgccttggCCCTATCAGACGAGCCGGAGTGCGCCTTGCGGAAGGGTGGGTTGGTGTTTGTTCCCCGGATGGAGCGCCGTGCCCCGTCGTTGTCGGGAGTAAGACGTCACCAcgggccgccgacgacaacgacgggGACGCGACTCCCGTGCCGTGAGGGCGCCGTCTTGATCACGGGAGGCACGGGAGGCATCGGCCAGCGGGTGGCCAGGTGGCTGGTTGGCACGCACGGCATCCGCGATCTGGTGCTTGTGTCTCgccgcggtgctgctgcccctggcGCAACGTCGCTTGCCAACGATCTGGCCCGGCTCGGCGCCAGAGTCTCCctggtcgccggcgacgtggccgaccatgatggcgtcaaggccatcatgtCCCACTTCAACCAGTCCCGTCCCCTGCGAGGGGTGATccacgctgctggcgcgctgGACGACAGCGTTCTCGCGGCTCTGACGCCGCAGCGCTGCGACGCCACCTTTGCACCCAAAGCGTTTGGGGCActgcatctgcatcgccTGACTCGCGGCATGGACCTAGACTTCTTCGTGCTGTTTTCGTCCGTCTCCGGCATCTTGGGCACCGCGGGCCAGGGCAACTATGCCGCCGCAAACAccttcctcgacgcgctcgcgtATTCGCGCCGTGCCCAGAACCTGGCGGCCACCGCTATCGCATGGGGCCTGTGGGACGGTGACGGAATGGCCGCGCGCATAAGCCCATCATCCCGTGTTCGTTTTGCCCAGTCGGGTCTCGATGCTCTTTCCCCTGAAGAGGGCCTAGAGTTGCTGGGGCTGGCAGTGTCGGCGCGCGAAAGCCACGCGctgaccgtcgccgccgcgttctCCGTCGAACGCCTTCAGGCGTACTACCAGGACGGCGCCCAGGAATCGCCTTCCCTGCTCCGATCGCTCATAGGGTCCGGCCGAAacggtggtgatgaggacgTAAAGCGCGCCGCtcgacgtcaaggccgaggagaaaGCCGGCAGTGCGACGGGTCGGCCACTCGCACCACGCTgcacgaggcggcgaccgacgaggagcgcgccgccctgaTGCTGGCTGCGGTCCGGTCCGCAGTGGCCAAGAACCTGGGCTTCTTGTCTCCCGAAGATGTGGACATGGACCTGCCCCTGCAGCAGATGGGGCTGGATTCATTGACGGCCGTCTTGACGCGCAACGAGTTGGCTGCCCTGACGGGGCTCGCGCTGCCGGCAAACACCACATTGGGCTACCAGAGCGTCAGGGcactcgccgagctcctcctctccctgATCCCACGCGGAGCCCGTGCAAGCCCAACGTCCAgcgcgacggagacgacagGCGCGTCAACCCCTCCGCCCACTCCCGCTCCCACATGTAGCGACAACAGCCAAGATGTCCCGAGTGATTCTTCTCCATCGACAACTGCCCCCAACAGCCGCCTTCTCTGTCCTGCGCTCGGCCTTGTGCCGCCGCATTCCCCTCCTCAGCTCTTTGCCTCGAGCTGGAGCTACTTCGAAACCCTTGCCTGGTGCTCGCGCCTCCTGCAAGAATCCTCGCCCACGACTGGCCTGTTgcccggccacggccaagcCATCGGCTTCGTCTTGCCTGGCTTCAACCCTTCCAGCCCGGAACGAGACCAGTTCATCGGGGGCACGCTGTCCCACCGAAGCGAGAACGGAAAACATGGCAACAACAAGGCATGTTCCAGCACCATGAACAAGAACACACCGCCCCCGCTCCGCCACATGCTCTGCCTCTTCCGCCCCTctgacgccgcccacctAGCGGACGCCTCTCGGCCCATCCAACGCGTCGTGACACTgttcgccctcggcgacggcacaTCCGGCTTCCCGGGCATGGTGCAcggcggcctcatcgccACGCTCCTCGATGAgagcctcggcgccgtcaacgagctcaacgccgcgctcggcaagcgccagcagggcggcggcaccagcaccaacaTCAACGTCACCGCATCCCTCAGCATCGAGTACCTCGCTCCGCTGACCacgatggaggaggtggtgtgCGTGACGGcgtggctggcgggcgtgcgaGGGCAGAAGACGATTGTCAAAGCCGAGGTGTCCGATTCTCGAGGGGGaatcctcgccgcggcggagagcACGTGGGCGACAGTCGCGGTGCCGTCAGCAACGCTGGCCTAG
- the NRC2 gene encoding serine/threonine protein kinase, AGC (COG:S~antiSMASH:Cluster_2.4~EggNog:ENOG503NUP7~SMCOG1030:serine/threonine protein kinase), translated as MPSKTANGSSSGGGQVSHRLRNFFRISSTASSGSSDKDKEKDKASSSSTGNGLSLNTGSTAGGGGELPGPKPFRHTKFFSNTVGRLRAHTVASEGNQIEEALSPTAHANPYFAHQGQPGLRHHNDGSVPPSPPDTPQLKISGPDGAAAANEQATNETKEELARRLRRVASAPNAQGLFAKDEAKAAADGADGHRPATAELGKDPLVQNAESGSVGLMEQKVEAAKAKSLGLPTEDILAALPAPHTALAFRRTYSSNSIKVRNVEVGPSSFDKIKLIGKGDVGKVYLVREKKSSRLYAMKVLSKKEMIKRNKIKRALAEQEILATSNHPFIVTLYHSFQSEDHLYLCMEYCSGGEFFRALQTRPGKCIPEDDARFYAAEVTAALEYLHLMGFIYRDLKPENILLHQSGHIMLSDFDLSKQSDPGGKPTMIIGKNGSRADALPQVDTRSCIANFRTNSFVGTEEYIAPEVIKGSGHTSAVDWWTLGILIYEMLYGTTPFKGKNRNATFANILREDIPFPDHAGAPQISNLCKALIRKLLIKDENRRLGARAGASDIKAHAFFRSTQWALIRHMKPPIVPHPGRGIDTVNFRNVKESESVDISGSKLKGVPLDSGLATPGAEIEDPFVDFNSVTLHHDGDDHHHHHQHINPRHISASS; from the exons ATGCCGTCCAAAACGGCCaacggctcctcctcgggcggcggccaggtgAGCCACAGGCTGCGCAACTTCTTCCGCATAagcagcaccgccagcagTGGAAGCagcgacaaggacaaggaaaaggataaggccagcagctcctcgacgggcaaTGGGCTCTCTCTCAATACGGGCAGCAccgctggcggtggtggcgagcTACCCGGCCCCAAGCCCTTCCGTCACACAAAGTTCTTCAGCAACAccgtcggccgcctgcgcgcccacACCGTCGCCAGCGAGGGCAATCAGATCGAGGAGGCCCTGAGCCCCACGGCCCACGCGAACCCCTACTTCGCTCACCAGGGCCAGCCCGGCCTGCGACACCACAACGACGGCTCCGTGCCCCCGAGCCCCCCCGACACGCCGCAATTGAAGATCTCCGGCCCggatggagccgccgccgccaacgagcaGGCCACCAACgagaccaaggaggagctggcccGCCGGTTACGCAGAGTTGCTAGTGCCCCCAATGCCCAGGGCCTCTTCGCaaaggacgaggccaaggccgccgccgacggtgccgacggcCACCGCCCGGCCACCGCGGAGCTGGGCAAGGACCCTCTGGTCCAGAACGCCGAGTCGGGCTCTGTCGGTCTCATGGAGCAAAAGGTTGAGGCAGCCAAGGCCAAGTCCCTCGGCCTTCCCACCGAGGACATcctggccgccctcccgGCCCCCCACACGGCCCTGGCCTTCCGCAGGACCTACAGCTCCAACTCCATCAAGGTCCGCAACGTCGAGGTTGGGCCGTCGAGCTTCGACAAGATTAAGCTCATCGGCaagggcgacgtcggcaaggTCTACTTGGtgagggagaagaagagcagcaggCTATATGCCATGAAGG TTTTGAGCAAGAAGGAAATGATCAAGCGCAACAAGATCAAGcgagccctcgccgagcaggagatCCTGGCCACGAGCAACCACCCGTTCATCGTCACCCTATACCACTCCTTCCAGTCCGAGGACCATCTTTACCTATGTATGGAATACTGCAGCGGCGGGGAGTTCTTTAGAGCTCTCCAGACCCGTCCGGGAAAGTGTATCCCCGAGGATGACGCCCGATTTTACGCCGCCGAGGTGACCGCGGCGCTCGAATATCTCCACCTTATGGGCTTCATCTACAGGGACCTCAAGCCCGAGA ACATCTTACTTCACCAGTCCGGCCACATCATGCTTTCGGACTTTGATCTCTCGAAGCAGTCGGACCCAGGCGGCAAGCCGACCATGATTATCGGCAAAAACGGCTCGAGAGCGGACGCCCTGCCCCAGGTCGACACGCGGTCCTGCATTGCCAATTTCAGGACCAACTCCTTCGTTGGTACCGAAGAATACATTGCCCCCGAGGTTATCAAGGGCAGCGGACACACGAGCGCTGTCGACTGGTGGACGCTGGGCATTCTCATTTACGAGATGCTTTACGGCACCACCCCTTTCAAGGGCAAGAATAGGAATGCGACGTTTGCAAACATCCTGCGCGAGGACATTCCCTTCCCCGATCACGCTGGGGCACCCCAGATTTCCAA TCTCTGCAAAGCATTGATTAGGAAGCTGCTGATCAAGGACGAGAACCGCCGGCTGGGCGCGCGAGCGGGCGCCTCCGACATCAAGGCGCACGCGTTCTTTCGCTCTACGCAGTGGGCGCTGATCCGCCACATGAAGCCGCCAATCGTCCCCCACCCTGGCCGAGGCATCGACACCGTCAACTTCCGCAACGTCAAGGAAAGCGAGAGCGTGGACATTAGTGGCTCCAAGCTCAAGGGAGTGCCGCTGGACAGCGGTTTGGCGACTCCCGGAGCCGAAATCGAAGACCCGTTTGTCGACTTCAACAGCGTGACGCtccaccacgacggcgatgaccaccaccaccaccatcagcacATCAATCCCCGGCACATCAGCGCCTCGTCATAG
- a CDS encoding uncharacterized protein (COG:S~antiSMASH:Cluster_2.4~EggNog:ENOG503P41V), producing the protein MSTTPSGTDAPPPPPPPRDIRSFFTLRPQQPSQQPPPPPSQLPMQDQDHDHYHHQHHPWPRSRTPTKRSSPTGSSDDEDPLSGGSARGAFRLAPPASSATSRIAVMLPAPSAARALSPGRPVVSDLVPRPRPHGGHPSAVKKETPVPLPRMPNLNPAASTSAPVLRGAPPASVGGRGRPKGWKPGMSYSVMRGNEPHGSAGRPRSAKPRVGPGHHSSLPPGTVIRRRGRPPKAPSPPPDAVYRSLRPQFVDFLCEWAGCRAELHNLETLRRHVWAVHGRSETCRWAKCAARDPPATLATGDELRRHVDEAHLVPFAWHIGDGPQNCLASRERKGRRGSENDDDHGRVPTFLLDRDGNQVTPSVQGQQTEDLTTWRINRRKLKDLLIRRNDALPDEDSSDEPGDDGDG; encoded by the coding sequence ATGTCAACAACGCCCAGCGGCaccgacgcgccgccgccgccgcctcctcctcgcgaTATCCGGTCCTTTTTCACATTGCGGCCACAACAACCTTCACAgcaaccaccgccgccaccatcacaGTTACCGATGCAGGACCAAGACCATgaccactaccaccaccaacaccacccgTGGCCCAGATCGCGCACGCCCACGAAgcgctcgtcgcccacgggcagctccgacgacgaggacccgCTGTCAGGGGGCTCCGCGCGAGGCGCCTTCAGGCTCGCGCCACCCGCGTCTTCAGCGACgtcgcgcatcgccgtcatgcTTCCAGCCCCGTCCGCCGCTAGGGCCCTCTCGCCAGGACGACCCGTCGTGTCGGACCTCGTGCCGCGTCCCCgcccccacggcggccacccctccgccgtcaagaaggagacccccgtgccgctgccccgGATGCCCAACTTGAAccccgccgcgtccacgtCCGCGCCCGTGCTGCGTGGTGCTCCTCCAGCCagcgttggcggccgcggcaggccCAAAGGCTGGAAGCCCGGCATGTCGTACTCGGTCATGCGCGGCAACGAGCCGCACGGCTCCGCGGGCCGTCCCCGGTCGGCTAAGCCTAGGGTCGGTCCGGGGCACCATTCGTCGCTGCCACCAGGGACCGTCATtaggcgccgcgggcggccgcccaaggccccctcgccgcccccggacGCCGTCTACCGCAGCCTCCGGCCGCAGTTTGTCGACTTCCTCTGCGAGTGGGCCGGCTGCCGTGCCGAGCTGCACAACCTCGAGaccctgcggcggcacgtctgggccgtccacggccgcaGCGAAACCTGCCGGTGGGCCAAGTGTGCGGCCCGGGATCCCCCGGCGACACTCGCCACCGGGGACGAGCTCCGTCgacacgtcgacgaggcccacCTGGTGCCATTTGCGTGGCACATTGGTGACGGGCCGCAGAACTGCCTGGCAAGTCGGGAAAGAAAGGGGCGTCGCGGCAGCGAAAACGACGATGACCACGGGCGGGTGCCAACTTTTCTGCTAGACCGCGATGGGAACCAAGTCACGCCATCGGTACAGGGGCAGCAGACGGAGGACCTGACTACGTGGAGGATCAACCGccgcaagctcaaggacctGCTGATAAGGAGGAACGATGCGCTGCCGGACGAAGACTCGTCGGATGAGCCGGGAGACGATGGGGACGGCTGA